A window from Methylocystis sp. MJC1 encodes these proteins:
- the moaA gene encoding GTP 3',8-cyclase MoaA: MNAHAHRPAIAVPAPLIDPFGRAVSYVRVSVTDRCDFRCVYCMAEHMTFLPRKDLLTLEELDRLCTAFISRGTKKLRITGGEPLVRHDLMKLFRALSRHLVSGKLEELTLTTNGSQLARFASQLVDCGVERINVSLDTLDPDRFRALTRTGDHARVLAGIDAALKAGLKVKLNAVALKGVNEDEFVPLVRFAHERGMDMTFIEVMPLGEIDGPARVDQYLPMTQVRDRLSEALTLTEIDYRTGGPARYMRAEETGGRVGFITPLTHNFCESCNRVRVTCTGTLYMCLGQEDAADLRAPLRENGDDALLHAAIEAAILRKPKGHDFVIDRATQIPAVSRHMSTTGG, from the coding sequence ATGAACGCCCATGCCCATCGGCCCGCGATCGCGGTGCCCGCGCCCCTGATCGATCCATTCGGGCGCGCGGTTTCCTATGTGCGCGTCTCGGTGACCGATCGCTGCGATTTCCGCTGCGTCTATTGCATGGCGGAGCATATGACCTTCCTGCCTCGGAAGGATCTGCTCACGCTGGAAGAGCTGGACCGCCTCTGCACGGCCTTCATTTCACGCGGCACGAAGAAGCTGCGCATCACCGGCGGCGAGCCGCTGGTGCGCCATGACCTGATGAAGCTCTTCCGCGCGCTGTCGCGGCACCTCGTCTCCGGCAAGCTCGAAGAGCTCACGCTCACCACGAACGGTTCGCAGCTTGCCCGCTTTGCCTCGCAGCTTGTCGATTGCGGTGTCGAGCGCATCAATGTCTCGCTCGACACGCTGGATCCGGACCGCTTCCGGGCGCTGACCCGCACGGGCGATCATGCGCGGGTGCTGGCTGGGATCGACGCCGCGCTGAAGGCGGGGTTGAAGGTCAAGCTCAATGCCGTGGCGCTCAAGGGCGTGAATGAGGACGAATTCGTCCCCCTCGTCCGCTTCGCGCATGAGCGCGGCATGGACATGACCTTCATCGAGGTGATGCCGCTCGGCGAAATCGACGGGCCGGCGCGGGTCGATCAATATTTGCCGATGACGCAGGTGCGGGACAGGCTCTCGGAAGCGCTCACCCTGACCGAGATCGACTATCGCACCGGCGGTCCGGCTCGCTATATGCGCGCCGAGGAGACCGGCGGGCGCGTCGGTTTCATTACGCCTCTCACCCATAATTTCTGCGAGAGCTGCAATCGCGTCCGCGTCACCTGCACCGGCACGCTCTACATGTGCCTCGGCCAGGAAGACGCCGCCGATCTGCGCGCGCCGCTGCGCGAGAATGGCGACGACGCGCTGCTTCACGCCGCCATCGAGGCCGCGATTTTGCGTAAGCCCAAGGGTCATGACTTCGTCATCGACCGGGCGACCCAGATCCCGGCGGTCTCCCGCCATATGAGCACGACAGGCGGTTGA
- a CDS encoding NAD(P)-dependent oxidoreductase, producing the protein MSVSKNVAFLGLGVMGFPMAGHLARNGHKVTVYNRTTAKAETFAAQQQGAKWAATPRQAAAGADLVFTCVGNDDDLRSVTLGPDGAFAGMTEGAIFVDHTTASAQIARELYAEAKSRGLGAIDAPISGGQAGAENGALTVMCGAEPEIFARAEPVIASYARACRLMGPPGAGQLTKMVNQITIAGLIQSLSEALHFAKASGLDAAAVMDLLKNGAAQSWQMENRTKTMLAGEFDHGFAVEWMRKDLAICLAEARRNGAKLPVAALVDQFYAEVEAMGGKRWDTSSLFARLEK; encoded by the coding sequence ATGTCCGTTTCCAAGAATGTCGCTTTTCTCGGCCTCGGCGTCATGGGTTTCCCCATGGCGGGGCATCTCGCCCGCAACGGCCACAAGGTCACAGTCTATAACCGCACGACGGCGAAGGCCGAGACATTTGCGGCGCAGCAGCAAGGCGCAAAATGGGCCGCGACGCCGCGCCAGGCCGCCGCGGGCGCGGATTTGGTTTTCACTTGCGTCGGCAATGACGACGATCTGCGCTCGGTGACGCTCGGGCCGGATGGTGCCTTCGCGGGCATGACGGAAGGCGCCATTTTCGTCGATCATACGACCGCCTCGGCGCAAATCGCCCGCGAGCTTTACGCGGAAGCAAAGAGCCGCGGCCTCGGCGCCATCGACGCGCCGATCTCGGGCGGGCAGGCGGGGGCGGAGAATGGCGCGCTCACCGTCATGTGCGGCGCCGAGCCGGAGATTTTCGCGCGCGCCGAGCCGGTGATCGCTTCATACGCCCGCGCCTGCCGGCTGATGGGCCCGCCGGGCGCTGGCCAGCTCACCAAAATGGTGAACCAGATCACCATTGCGGGGCTGATCCAGAGCCTCTCCGAGGCGTTGCATTTCGCCAAAGCCTCGGGCCTCGACGCCGCCGCTGTGATGGACCTTTTGAAGAATGGCGCGGCGCAATCCTGGCAGATGGAAAACCGCACCAAGACCATGCTCGCCGGCGAATTCGACCATGGTTTCGCCGTGGAATGGATGCGCAAGGACCTCGCCATCTGCCTGGCGGAAGCCCGCCGCAACGGCGCCAAGCTCCCGGTCGCGGCGCTGGTCGACCAGTTCTACGCCGAGGTCGAGGCGATGGGCGGCAAGCGCTGGGATACGTCGAGCCTGTTCGCGCGGCTGGAGAAGTAA